One region of Olleya sp. Hel_I_94 genomic DNA includes:
- a CDS encoding cytochrome C oxidase subunit IV family protein — MADAHKLEIFRGLIKFKSNTQKIWGVLILLSIITAVEVVLGIYKPSWGTNVVLGMKLLNWIFIILTIVKAYYITWDFMHMRDELPGLRRAVVWTGIFLICYLVFILLQEGGYVFDVYDKGFIKRDF, encoded by the coding sequence ATGGCAGACGCACATAAATTAGAAATATTTAGAGGATTAATTAAGTTTAAATCTAATACTCAAAAAATTTGGGGAGTTTTAATCTTGTTATCTATCATTACAGCTGTAGAGGTTGTTTTAGGTATCTACAAACCATCTTGGGGAACCAACGTTGTGTTAGGGATGAAACTTTTAAACTGGATTTTTATCATCTTAACAATTGTTAAAGCATATTATATTACTTGGGATTTCATGCACATGCGTGATGAATTACCTGGATTAAGACGTGCTGTTGTTTGGACAGGAATATTCCTTATTTGTTACTTAGTATTTATATTATTACAAGAAGGAGGTTACGTTTTTGATGTATACGACAAAGGATTTATCAAAAGAGATTTCTAA
- a CDS encoding cytochrome c oxidase subunit 3, giving the protein MNTTVATTDTEGKTWGGGNQPLKASYGKMMMWFFIVSDALTFSGFLAAYGFSRFKFIDAWPIADEVFTHVPFFHGNYPMIYVAFMTFVLIMSSVTMVLAVDAGHHLNKKKVTWYMFLTIIGGLIFVGSQAWEWNTFIKGDFGAVQTKGGNILQFGENVTVDGEQTFKRLSIADFATAAPTDRVEHERKNGLWFVGEGTLPAYQVSDIVKGMEANPNVLVRTQIINEEGEKTILTREQSLKQIKENGKLVVQGANLHVNEYGSPLFADFFFFITGFHGFHVFSGVVLNIIIFFNVVIGTYDRRKNYEMVEKVGLYWHFVDLVWVFVFTFFYLV; this is encoded by the coding sequence ATGAATACTACAGTTGCAACTACTGATACAGAAGGAAAGACTTGGGGAGGTGGTAACCAACCATTAAAAGCAAGTTATGGTAAGATGATGATGTGGTTTTTTATCGTATCAGATGCATTAACATTCTCTGGGTTTTTAGCAGCCTATGGTTTTTCAAGATTCAAATTTATTGATGCTTGGCCAATTGCAGACGAGGTTTTTACTCACGTACCATTTTTCCATGGTAATTATCCAATGATTTATGTTGCGTTTATGACGTTTGTATTAATCATGTCTTCAGTGACAATGGTATTAGCAGTGGATGCTGGTCACCATTTAAACAAGAAAAAAGTGACTTGGTACATGTTTTTAACCATTATTGGTGGTTTAATATTTGTTGGGTCTCAAGCTTGGGAGTGGAATACTTTTATTAAAGGAGACTTTGGTGCTGTACAAACAAAAGGTGGTAACATCCTTCAGTTTGGAGAAAATGTAACTGTGGATGGTGAACAAACTTTTAAACGTTTATCTATAGCAGATTTTGCTACTGCTGCACCTACAGACAGAGTAGAGCATGAGCGTAAAAATGGACTTTGGTTTGTTGGAGAAGGTACTTTACCAGCTTATCAAGTAAGCGATATCGTTAAAGGTATGGAAGCTAATCCTAATGTATTAGTTAGAACGCAAATCATTAACGAAGAAGGTGAAAAAACAATCTTAACAAGAGAGCAATCTTTAAAACAAATTAAAGAAAATGGTAAATTAGTAGTTCAAGGTGCTAACTTACATGTAAACGAATATGGTTCGCCATTATTTGCAGACTTCTTTTTCTTTATTACAGGATTTCACGGATTTCACGTATTTTCAGGAGTTGTGCTTAACATCATTATTTTCTTTAATGTTGTTATCGGTACATATGACAGACGTAAAAACTACGAAATGGTTGAAAAAGTTGGTCTTTACTGGCACTTTGTAGATTTAGTTTGGGTATTTGTATTTACATTCTTCTACCTAGTTTAA
- a CDS encoding heme-copper oxidase subunit III produces MDLTQGTLEEKTGRAKKMMLYFGIASLIMSFAGWTSAFIVSSSRPDWLNDFEMPQPFWISIIIMVISSITFIIAKRALKQGKNGLTTAMLTLTFVLGLFFVYNQFVGFNQIIDLGFNFTGPTSNITVTYIYLIAVVHIVHVLVGLIPVLVVLINHLRGKYSQDNMVGFELAETFWHFVDLLWIYLFFFLYFFLN; encoded by the coding sequence ATGGATTTAACTCAAGGGACTTTAGAAGAAAAAACAGGACGCGCAAAAAAAATGATGTTGTACTTTGGTATAGCGTCTTTAATTATGTCTTTTGCAGGATGGACTAGTGCATTTATTGTAAGTAGTTCTAGACCAGATTGGCTTAATGATTTTGAAATGCCTCAGCCATTTTGGATTAGTATTATAATAATGGTAATAAGTAGTATTACTTTTATAATCGCTAAAAGAGCATTAAAGCAAGGTAAAAATGGATTAACTACTGCAATGTTAACTTTAACATTTGTGTTAGGGTTATTTTTTGTTTACAATCAATTTGTAGGTTTTAATCAAATTATAGACTTAGGATTTAACTTTACAGGACCAACAAGTAATATTACAGTAACTTATATTTACCTAATTGCAGTAGTGCATATAGTACACGTGCTAGTGGGTTTAATTCCGGTATTAGTGGTGTTAATCAATCACTTAAGAGGTAAATATTCTCAAGATAATATGGTTGGATTTGAATTAGCAGAAACCTTTTGGCACTTTGTTGACTTGCTATGGATCTACCTGTTTTTTTTCTTATACTTTTTTCTAAACTAA
- the cyoE gene encoding heme o synthase has protein sequence MSTTVTPTIKHTALSDFKEITKMRLSLSVVFSSVAGYFLGADTISLKIVLFLALGGYFMVGASNAFNQIIEKDLDALMHRTKNRPVASGRMTVNTAFLIACVFTILGIGILYSINAQTAMFGAISIFLYTSVYTPLKTKTPLSVFVGAIPGAIPFMLGWVAATDNFGIEPGTLFALQFFWQFPHFWAIGWFLFEDYKRGGFFMLPTGKQDKGTAVQTILYTVWTILVSIVPVFGVTGQLKLSIVAAIIVLSLGLVMLYYAIQLYKKMTEKAAKQLMLSSVLYITLIQIVYVIDKFIR, from the coding sequence TTGAGTACAACTGTAACCCCTACAATTAAACATACAGCATTATCAGATTTTAAAGAAATCACTAAAATGCGCTTGTCTTTAAGCGTCGTGTTTTCATCAGTTGCTGGTTATTTTTTAGGAGCAGATACTATCAGCCTAAAAATTGTTTTATTTCTAGCTTTAGGAGGTTATTTTATGGTTGGAGCCAGTAACGCTTTTAATCAAATTATTGAAAAAGATTTAGATGCCTTAATGCATCGTACCAAAAACAGACCTGTTGCTTCTGGTCGTATGACGGTTAATACAGCCTTTTTAATAGCTTGTGTTTTTACTATTTTAGGTATTGGTATTTTATATTCAATAAACGCACAAACAGCAATGTTTGGAGCCATTTCAATATTTTTATATACAAGCGTTTACACGCCTTTAAAAACAAAAACACCATTATCTGTATTTGTTGGTGCTATTCCAGGTGCTATTCCTTTTATGTTAGGTTGGGTTGCAGCAACAGATAATTTTGGTATTGAACCAGGAACTTTATTTGCTTTACAATTTTTTTGGCAATTCCCTCATTTTTGGGCAATTGGATGGTTTTTATTTGAAGATTATAAACGTGGAGGCTTTTTTATGTTGCCTACAGGTAAACAAGATAAAGGTACAGCAGTGCAAACCATTTTATACACGGTTTGGACTATTTTAGTGTCTATTGTTCCAGTATTTGGTGTAACTGGACAATTAAAATTATCTATCGTTGCAGCAATAATAGTTTTAAGTTTAGGATTAGTCATGCTGTATTATGCTATTCAATTGTATAAAAAAATGACTGAAAAAGCAGCAAAACAATTAATGTTGTCAAGCGTACTATATATTACACTAATACAGATTGTATACGTTATTGATAAATTTATAAGATAA
- a CDS encoding gliding motility protein RemB → MKTFILGLFLCASAAMYAQDATDYQIPPRFENCQDAEVKQLDYCFNQEVYKLIYSEFKLPDSIDKNYIGQMAIIFEVAKDGNFKTIYIDAHSKDLKEEAKRVFEAFPTIQPATYNGNPTFKQYSFNLYFPLNQKNTPQVLPSITDVKTDNNSDLNQIAQLTDLQQKAKQEFDSVQKATTKYTNKAYTSQINIPFSHENYFRFDQDINRIGTNSHTASKPYRYEDVSNYYDFSAENLKLQKDAESWLGRKLWNEHLAQIQGEDYWFTVDPILDLQLGKDTDADFGTTYNNTRGLYIQGGLGSKLSFSASVFESQGRFAQYYNQYAESLKAFGPDPAIIPGRGIAKRFKEDAYDYPAAEAYLSYTPAKFLNVQFGHGKQFIGDGYRSLLQSDVASPYPFLKLNTTFWKIKYTNTWTWLKDVRDAAVVDKAFRTKYIANHYLSWNVSKRFNLGLFESVIWENTNDRGFDINYLNPLIFFRAIEFETGQGAGNAILGASGKYKLSDNANVYGQFILDEFSLNDVTGGNKSWKNKFGFQLGAKYYNAFKVKNLMLQAEYNQVRPYTYSHNTIVLNYAHNNQPMAHLWGANFRELVLIGRYQKDRWFGEAKLVTGIRGFDVNDGMDNFSYGGDVYQDYNDRPFDTGVTISQGIKTTSVNASTQLGYLVNPASNLKAFVNLSYRNFNPEAQTASVYNNSTVWINFGIRTDLFNWYFDL, encoded by the coding sequence ATGAAGACGTTCATTTTAGGACTATTTTTATGTGCTTCAGCTGCAATGTACGCTCAAGATGCAACTGATTATCAAATCCCACCTCGTTTTGAGAATTGTCAAGATGCTGAGGTAAAACAATTAGACTATTGCTTTAATCAAGAAGTATATAAACTAATATATTCAGAATTTAAACTTCCGGATAGTATTGATAAAAACTACATTGGTCAAATGGCAATAATTTTTGAAGTCGCCAAAGACGGTAACTTTAAAACTATTTATATTGATGCACACAGTAAAGATTTAAAAGAAGAAGCTAAACGTGTTTTTGAAGCTTTTCCTACTATCCAACCAGCCACTTACAATGGTAATCCAACGTTTAAGCAATACAGTTTTAATTTATATTTTCCATTAAATCAGAAAAACACACCTCAAGTGTTGCCTAGTATTACTGATGTTAAAACAGATAATAATAGTGACTTAAATCAAATTGCGCAATTAACGGATTTGCAACAAAAAGCAAAGCAAGAGTTTGATAGTGTGCAAAAAGCAACAACTAAGTATACCAATAAAGCTTATACAAGTCAAATCAATATTCCTTTTTCTCATGAAAACTACTTTAGATTTGATCAGGATATTAATAGGATAGGAACTAATAGTCATACAGCATCAAAACCTTATCGTTATGAAGATGTGTCAAATTATTACGATTTTTCTGCTGAAAATTTAAAGCTTCAAAAAGATGCTGAGTCATGGTTAGGTCGTAAGCTTTGGAATGAGCATTTGGCACAAATACAAGGCGAAGATTATTGGTTTACAGTAGACCCTATTCTTGATTTACAATTAGGAAAAGATACGGATGCAGATTTTGGTACAACGTATAATAATACTAGAGGCTTGTACATACAAGGAGGTTTAGGAAGTAAACTTAGTTTTTCTGCTTCAGTTTTTGAAAGTCAAGGACGTTTTGCACAATATTATAATCAATATGCCGAAAGTTTAAAAGCATTTGGACCAGATCCTGCAATTATACCAGGTCGTGGTATTGCCAAACGCTTTAAAGAGGATGCTTATGACTATCCTGCAGCAGAAGCCTATTTATCGTATACACCTGCTAAATTTTTAAACGTCCAGTTTGGACATGGCAAACAATTTATAGGTGATGGTTATAGAAGTTTATTGCAAAGTGATGTGGCAAGTCCTTACCCTTTTTTAAAATTAAACACGACCTTCTGGAAAATTAAATATACCAACACGTGGACTTGGTTAAAAGATGTGCGTGATGCAGCAGTGGTGGATAAAGCATTCAGAACAAAATATATTGCAAACCATTATTTAAGTTGGAATGTATCCAAACGTTTTAATCTAGGTTTGTTTGAGTCTGTAATCTGGGAAAATACTAATGACAGAGGTTTTGATATCAATTACCTAAACCCATTAATATTTTTTAGAGCTATAGAGTTTGAAACCGGTCAAGGTGCAGGTAATGCAATATTAGGAGCATCAGGTAAATATAAACTTAGTGATAATGCAAATGTATATGGTCAATTTATTTTAGACGAATTTTCATTAAACGATGTCACAGGAGGAAACAAAAGCTGGAAAAACAAATTTGGTTTCCAATTAGGTGCAAAATATTACAATGCCTTTAAAGTTAAAAACTTAATGCTTCAAGCAGAATACAATCAAGTAAGACCATATACCTATTCTCATAATACCATAGTATTAAACTATGCGCACAACAATCAGCCTATGGCTCACCTTTGGGGAGCAAATTTTAGAGAGTTGGTGTTAATTGGACGCTATCAAAAAGACCGTTGGTTTGGAGAGGCAAAATTAGTAACAGGTATTAGAGGGTTTGATGTAAACGATGGTATGGATAATTTTAGTTATGGTGGCGATGTCTATCAAGATTATAACGATAGACCATTTGATACAGGAGTAACAATAAGTCAAGGTATAAAAACAACATCTGTAAACGCAAGTACACAATTAGGCTATTTAGTTAATCCAGCCTCTAATTTAAAAGCATTTGTAAATTTAAGTTATCGTAATTTTAATCCAGAAGCACAAACAGCTTCGGTTTATAACAACAGTACAGTTTGGATTAATTTTGGGATTAGAACAGACTTATTTAATTGGTATTTTGATTTGTAA
- a CDS encoding energy transducer TonB: MKNSKESRDLTRQNEKNVQKSQKHDVNLQKNSSLYFQIGLIMCLLAAYGALEMRFQSNDYIIPLTAYVDSENDAMFAPSVLVEPDAIETSEPVKTKPVHIIKPEIIDNDTPDKKETDNLITEIVKPTKPKGNVTVDLGALDPPKVDPDMELPFEKVEVMPIFPGCESATTNDERRKCMSDNLTKIVKRRFDAGLGAELGLKEGVQKIYIQFRINKFGEAELVQTRAPHQRLEKEAEKVVSKVPQMTPGLQGGKPVSVLYTLPIAFQVKY; this comes from the coding sequence ATGAAAAATTCGAAAGAATCTCGTGATCTCACTCGCCAAAATGAGAAAAACGTGCAAAAATCACAAAAGCATGATGTAAATTTACAAAAAAACTCATCGTTGTACTTCCAGATTGGGTTAATTATGTGTCTATTGGCTGCCTATGGAGCATTAGAAATGCGTTTTCAGTCTAATGATTACATTATACCACTAACAGCATACGTAGATTCTGAAAATGATGCTATGTTTGCGCCTTCAGTTTTAGTAGAGCCTGATGCTATAGAAACGTCTGAGCCTGTAAAAACCAAACCAGTTCATATTATCAAACCCGAAATTATTGATAACGATACGCCTGATAAAAAGGAGACAGATAATTTGATTACAGAAATAGTAAAGCCAACAAAACCAAAAGGTAATGTTACAGTGGATTTAGGCGCTTTGGATCCTCCAAAAGTAGATCCAGATATGGAATTACCATTTGAGAAGGTCGAAGTTATGCCTATTTTTCCAGGTTGTGAAAGTGCAACGACAAATGACGAAAGACGTAAATGTATGTCTGATAACCTTACAAAAATTGTAAAACGTAGATTTGATGCTGGATTAGGAGCAGAATTGGGTTTAAAGGAAGGTGTTCAAAAAATTTATATCCAATTTAGAATTAATAAGTTTGGAGAAGCTGAGTTAGTGCAAACAAGAGCACCACACCAAAGATTAGAAAAAGAAGCAGAAAAAGTGGTTAGTAAAGTGCCACAAATGACCCCTGGATTACAAGGTGGTAAACCGGTTTCAGTATTATATACTTTGCCAATTGCTTTTCAGGTTAAGTATTAG
- a CDS encoding energy transducer TonB, with protein sequence MESKKNTKADVGRNSSLYVAVGLALMLFLSYSAINYTTTDKSDIDIGQLVFDNEDDDDVPITEMLNTPPPPPPPPAAPEVIEVVEDEEDVEETIIESTETTQEEVVEIEIADVEVEAVEEDVDVPFSIIENVPVYPGCEGEPNNNAKKKCMSEKIGKFVRKNFNNDLAQELGLDSGIKRINVGFKIDKTGNIVNIQARAPHPKLEAEAKRVIGKLPKMKAGRQRGKAVNVPYGLPITFKVE encoded by the coding sequence ATGGAATCTAAGAAAAATACAAAAGCAGATGTAGGACGTAATAGTTCTCTTTACGTAGCAGTAGGACTAGCATTAATGCTATTTTTATCTTACTCAGCAATCAATTATACAACAACTGATAAGTCAGATATTGATATAGGACAATTAGTTTTTGATAACGAAGATGATGATGATGTTCCAATTACAGAAATGCTTAACACACCACCACCACCACCACCACCACCTGCAGCTCCAGAAGTAATTGAGGTTGTTGAAGATGAAGAGGATGTGGAAGAAACAATTATAGAATCTACTGAAACTACTCAAGAAGAAGTAGTTGAGATCGAAATTGCAGATGTTGAGGTTGAAGCAGTAGAAGAAGATGTAGATGTACCATTTTCAATTATTGAAAATGTACCAGTATATCCAGGTTGTGAAGGAGAGCCTAACAACAATGCAAAGAAAAAATGCATGTCTGAGAAAATCGGAAAGTTTGTAAGAAAGAATTTTAACAATGACTTAGCACAAGAGTTAGGTTTAGATAGTGGTATTAAAAGAATAAATGTTGGTTTTAAAATTGATAAAACTGGTAACATTGTAAACATTCAAGCAAGAGCACCACACCCTAAATTAGAAGCTGAAGCTAAAAGAGTTATTGGTAAGTTGCCTAAAATGAAAGCAGGTAGACAAAGAGGTAAAGCAGTAAATGTACCTTACGGATTACCAATTACTTTCAAAGTAGAGTAA
- a CDS encoding VanZ family protein, whose amino-acid sequence MRKLLPVISIGYSIALLVSCLITVKGVIEMPNNNDKVIHAAAYFVFTCLWFYTFFTTFKKSKPQAIKITVIFSIAFGIIIEILQEVTTQTRQADYKDVIANVIGTLLAVLLINLITNLKVKNN is encoded by the coding sequence GTGCGTAAATTACTTCCTGTCATTAGTATTGGTTATAGCATTGCTTTACTAGTATCATGTTTGATAACGGTAAAGGGTGTTATAGAAATGCCAAACAATAATGATAAAGTAATTCATGCAGCTGCTTATTTTGTTTTTACTTGCTTATGGTTTTATACTTTTTTTACAACCTTTAAAAAAAGTAAACCTCAAGCCATTAAGATAACAGTAATTTTTTCCATAGCATTTGGCATAATTATTGAGATATTACAAGAGGTGACAACACAAACTAGACAAGCAGACTACAAAGACGTTATAGCAAATGTTATAGGAACACTATTAGCAGTGTTATTAATTAATTTAATTACAAACTTGAAAGTTAAAAACAACTAA
- the gcvH gene encoding glycine cleavage system protein GcvH has translation MNIPAELKYTKDHEWVKIEGDQITVGITDFAQSELGDIVYVEVETLDETLEADEVFGTVEAVKTVSDLFLPVSGEIVAFNDTLEDEPEKVNTDPYGDGWMVKVKVSDASQLDKLLSADDYKALIGA, from the coding sequence ATGAACATACCAGCAGAATTAAAATACACTAAAGACCACGAGTGGGTTAAAATTGAAGGAGACCAAATTACCGTTGGAATTACAGATTTTGCACAAAGCGAATTAGGAGATATCGTTTACGTTGAAGTAGAAACGTTAGATGAAACTCTTGAGGCTGATGAAGTATTTGGTACAGTTGAAGCTGTAAAAACAGTTTCAGATTTATTTTTACCTGTATCTGGAGAAATTGTAGCTTTTAACGATACGTTGGAAGATGAGCCAGAAAAAGTAAACACAGATCCTTATGGTGACGGTTGGATGGTTAAAGTAAAAGTATCTGATGCCTCTCAATTAGACAAGTTATTATCAGCAGACGACTATAAGGCTTTAATTGGTGCGTAA